One stretch of Arachis hypogaea cultivar Tifrunner chromosome 20, arahy.Tifrunner.gnm2.J5K5, whole genome shotgun sequence DNA includes these proteins:
- the LOC112785543 gene encoding uncharacterized protein — translation MDEFKRSVRKYNIQIGRSIKFIRVEPTKCKAICWDENCPWNIYCSRSNEPRSYQVKTFVDQHVCVRRHNNKSTDRVWVTEMLEEKIRDQRKITCAEAETWFEKEFNVAINYKKIQRAMKRARENIEGSEREQYTELRDYLNQILLSNPGSTVNLDTTPMPDSLPLLKRVYISFEACKKGFVLGCRPFIGLDGTFLKGFYGGQLLTAIGQDVNNQIFSIAYVVVDSETRDNWKWFLEHLHNDLGNYKVHGWNFISDQQKGLIPAMQQVMPGVHHHFCAMHIWNNFTKRWKDKKLKGAVWECCRATTTQEFKVAMLRLQWINTGAWEYLNKLDPKQWTKAHFSEWPKVDNVTNNNCETFNGKIVKYRGKLIITMLEEEDEQ, via the exons ATGGATGAGTTTAAGAGATCCGTGAGGAAGTACAATATTCAAATAGGAAGAAGCATAAAGTTCATCAGGGTTGAGCCTACCAAATGTAAGGCAATTTGTTGGGATGAGAATTGTCCCTGGAACATTTACTGCTCTAGGTCAAACGAGCCGAGGAGTTATCAGGTGAAGACATTTGTGGATCAGCACGTCTGTGTTAGAAGACATAATAATAAATCTACGGATAGGGTGTGGGTTACTGAGATGCTAGAAGAAAAAATTAGAGACCAAAGGAAAATCACTTGTGCAGAGGCCGAAACTTGGTTTGAAAAAGAGTTTAATGTAGCAATTAATTATAAGAAGATCCAGAGAGCCATGAAAAGGGCAAGGGAAAATATAGAAGGATCAGAGAGAGAACAATATACTGAGTTAAGGGACTATCTTAACCAAATACTACTGTCAAATCCAGGCTCAACAGTGAACTTGGATACCACTCCAATGCCTGACTCGTTGCCCTTGTTAAAGAGAGTTTACATTTCTTTTGAGGCATGTAAGAAGGGTTTTGTCTTAGGGTGTAGACCTTTCATTGGTCTTGATGGCACATTCTTGAAGGGCTTCTATGGAGGACAGTTACTCACTGCAATAGGTCAAGATGTAAACAACCAGATTTTCTCAATTGCTTACGTCGTGGTAGATTCAGAAACCAGAGATAATTGGAAATGGTTCTTGGAGCATTTACACAATGACTTGGGCAACTACAAGGTTCATGGTTGGAACTTCATTAGTGACCAACAAAAG GGTCTGATTCCAGCTATGCAACAAGTTATGCCTGGAGTTCATCATCACTTCTGTGCTATGCATATTTGGAATAATTTCACAAAGAGATGGAAGGACAAAAAACTCAAAGGGGCAGTGTGGGAGTGTTGTCGAGCCACCACAACTCAAGAATTTAAAGTTGCAATGTTGAGGCTGCAATGGATCAATACTGGTGCATGGGAGTATCTGAACAAGCTTGATCCGAAGCAGTGGACAAAGGCTCACTTTAGTGAGTGGCCGAAGGTTGACAACGTTACTAACAACAACTGCGAGACATTCAATGGTAAGATTGTGAAATACAGAGGTAAACTCATCATCACTATgttagaggaagaagatgaacagTGA
- the LOC140182988 gene encoding serine/threonine-protein phosphatase 7 long form homolog — protein MLLDDRYVPYLQMAGLYHLARLNDRWFRLDEALVSAFVERWRPETHTFHMPFGEYTITLQDVAYQLGLPVDGRYVSGCLSEFQIYIQGGRPAWVWFEELLGVVPPPSQVQKYAVNCSWFQETFGECPEGVDEETVRRYTPRLEEMGTYSWGSAALAWLYRCMCRVANRNVIKLAGPLQLLQSWIFWRFPRFRPAGFETFSWPLASRWSGYNPSSSEKGPRVQMWRLWIDRLQDREFIWMPYSSPDVLQVVHPEVLEPRHMALWQSVTSLIYFTVIEWHQIDRVLPQFGGVQPRPHPALNIDFLMSKDGRGGDRWFPYHLQKWHLQWESRAESVLRFDVVADPGPSHEFLEWWSQHGKRFLSPDPDLGDPRAVAIPVEASQHPSILRHPHSLPRRRTRMRSRMRSRLSAEVRGHGYPVVVVRAPTCLDDLLFMYFGR, from the exons atgctcctcgatgacagatacgttccgtACCTGCAGATGGCCGGtctataccatcttgcaaggctgaacgatagatggttccggTTGGACGAGGCCCTTGTCAGTGCGTTCGTCGAGCGATGGCGTCCGGAAacgcacacgtttcatatgccgttcggagagtacACGATCACACTCCAGGACGTGGCATATCAGCTGGGTTTGCCAGTGGACGGGCGTTACGTCAGCGGCTGCCTATCAGAGTTTCAGATATACATCCAGGGTGGCCGTCCAGCCTGGGTGTGGTTCGAGGAGTTGCTTGGAGTGGTACCTCCTCCTagccaggttcagaagtacgcggtcaactgcagctggtttcaggagacTTTTGGTGAGTGCCCGGAGGGAGTTGATGAGGAGACTGTGCGTCGATATAccc CTAGGCTGGAGGAGATGGGGACCTACAGCTGGGGTTCTGCAGCACtggcatggttgtaccggtgcatgtgccgagtggcgaACAGAAATGTTATCAAGCTAGCGGGCCCACTTCAGCTACTTCAGTCATGGATTTTCTGGCGATTTCCTCGGTTTAGGCCTGCAGGGTTTGAGACGTTCAGCTGGCCATTGGCCTCGAG gtggtcaggttacaACCCTTCCAGTAGCGAGAAGGGTCCTAGAGTTCAGATGTGGAGGCTCTGGATAGACCGGTTGCAGGATAGAGAG TTTATCTGGATGCCGTACAGCAGCCCCGACGTACTTCAGGTTGTGCATCCAGAGGTTTTGGAGCCTCGGCATATGGCGCTATGGCAGTCTGTTACGTCGCTTATCTACTTTACcgtcatagagtggcatcagatagatAGAGTTCTTCCGCAGTTTGGAGGGGTGCAGCCCCGTCCACAtcccgccctgaacatcgactttctgatgtcgaAGGACGGCAGAGGCGGAGATCGATGGTTCCCGTACCATTTGCAGAAGTGGCATCTCCAATGGGAGTCCCGTGCGGAGAGCGTGCTGAGGTTCGATGTTGTTGCTGACCCTGGTCCGTCGCATGAGTTCCTGGAGTGGTGGAGTCAGCACGGGAAGAGGTTCTTGTCTCCGGATCCGGACTTGGGGGATCCGAGAGCCGTTGCTATTCCTGTTGAGGCCTCACAGCACCCGTCCATTTTACGCCACCCGCACAGCCTGCCCCGCAGGAGGACGCGAATGAGATCGAGGATGAGGAGCCGTTTATCCGCAGAGGTCAGAGGCCACGGGTACCCCGTCGTTGTGGTACGGGCTCCCACTTGTTTAGATGATTTACTTTTCATGTATTTTGGACGTTAG
- the LOC112785239 gene encoding uncharacterized protein has product MQQHSYSNQKMEEQMRKAEESSWLGTKRGKFGMKDNNSNSKKYSSSFDKLKRELDDRRYSEEMAMSTVSDFKRRVLELETELNKRKESEANLFETLVVQTKQLEQSKIFLEESKIEVASLKEKIKAIQQDGIEKEAKLSAIQGIQDGEALSSKLYDLIEEVNSLKNELKLATEAEENSKKAMDDLAFALKEVATEANQVKAKLTLSQVELEHAKGEAERWRAMMESTEEKYKEALEMTRKEADRYQNTVERLRLEAEESLLAWNVKETEFVNCIKRAEEERLLAQQENARLLELLREAESKSKDDNHKLRDILKQALNESNVAKEAAEIARAENARLQDSLALLVQENEMLKIHEAASFENIRELKRMLSESTLKEYRNEEFQKSFLSSSSTKELGRSRSRTNNLSMDQRDSTTKQTRSLSKTFSLNLKDMIMSPSRQQQKVVGNNNNNEDASNRESPSEDSLLKGSIFDEVDSSDSGSNHYDYLDMGTPDMELYQADESFTDSESERNTRKRRALLRRFGDLIRRKSSHTNYPTTRSKESSIVEEHQLQNMNC; this is encoded by the coding sequence ATGCAACAACACTCTTATAGTAACCAAAAAATGGAGGAGCAAATGAGAAAAGCTGAGGAATCATCATGGCTAGGAACCAAGAGAGGAAAATTTGGCATGAAAGATAACAACAGCAACAGCAAGAAGTACTCTTCTTCCTTCGACAAACTGAAGAGGGAGTTAGACGATCGGAGATATTCCGAGGAGATGGCAATGAGCACTGTTTCCGATTTTAAAAGGAGGGTTCTAGAATTGGAAACCGAGCTCAACAAGAGAAAAGAATCCGAGGCAAATTTGTTTGAAACTTTGGTTGTCCAGACAAAGCAACTTGAACAAAGCAAGATTTTTCTCGAAGAGTCGAAAATCGAAGTTGCTTCTCTCAAAGAGAAGATAAAAGCAATTCAACAGGATGGAATCGAAAAAGAGGCGAAGTTGAGTGCAATACAAGGAATTCAAGATGGTGAGGCACTTTCTTCCAAGTTATATGATCTTATTGAAGAAGTGAACTCATTGAAGAATGAGTTAAAGCTGGCAACGGAGGCAGAAGAGAATAGCAAGAAGGCTATGGATGACTTAGCGTTCGCGCTTAAAGAAGTCGCAACCGAGGCAAACCAAGTGAAGGCCAAGCTTACATTGAGCCAAGTTGAACTCGAGCACGCGAAGGGCGAAGCAGAGAGATGGAGGGCAATGATGGAAAGCACGGAAGAGAAGTATAAGGAGGCTCTTGAGATGACAAGGAAAGAAGCAGATAGATACCAGAACACGGTTGAGAGGCTAAGATTGGAGGCAGAAGAATCTCTCTTAGCATGGAATGTAAAGGAAACAGAGTTTGTGAATTGCATTAAGAGGGCTGAAGAGGAAAGGTTGCTTGCGCAACAAGAAAACGCTCGATTGCTTGAATTGCTTAGGGAAGCGGAGAGCAAATCAAAGGATGACAACCATAAACTTCGTGACATACTCAAACAGGCCTTGAATGAGTCCAACGTGGCGAAAGAAGCCGCGGAGATCGCTAGGGCCGAGAATGCTAGGCTGCAGGATAGCCTAGCATTGCTAGTGCAAGAAAACGAGATGCTAAAGATTCATGAAGCTGCGTCATTTGAAAACATCAGGGAGTTAAAGCGAATGCTTTCAGAATCTACCTTAAAGGAGTATAGAAATGAGGAATTTCAGAAGTCATTTTTGTCATCGTCATCAACGAAAGAATTGGGAAGAAGTAGATCCAGAACTAATAATTTGTCAATGGATCAAAGAGATTCTACTACCAAACAGACTAGGAGTTTGAGCAAAACTTTTAGTCTTAATCTTAAGGATATGATAATGAGTCCCAGTAGACAACAACAAAAGGTGGTaggaaacaataacaataatgaagatgCTTCAAACAGAGAAAGTCCAAGTGAGGATTCACTACTAAAGGGTTCAATTTTTGATGAGGTGGATTCATCTGATTCAGGATCCAATCACTATGATTATTTAGATATGGGAACTCCAGATATGGAGCTTTATCAGGCAGATGAATCTTTTACTGATTCTGAGAGTGAGAGAAACACAAGGAAGAGAAGGGCTTTGCTTAGAAGGTTTGGTGATCTCATAAGAAGAAAGAGTTCTCATACCAATTATCCAACCACAAGGTCAAAGGAATCATCCATTGTTGAGGAACATCAGCTACAAAACATGAATTGCTAA
- the LOC112785545 gene encoding protein FAR1-RELATED SEQUENCE 5-like, producing MDTPIFEEALSGSAYDVRENSIFTDVNVLCLSEHDTPHVEQVNVSFGEFSCDTLSHIFKLRMSVNVSFGEFSCDTSSHIFKLRMSGKESEDAIQKKDDATVSNNEVPDHTGIPMEKIPYVGLRFDSLQRAQEFYSNYAKKVGFVTRIRNTNFDKTRKELKVPINQSIHCSREGYRESRVKVAMRVKRITIAGCKARMYVMLDRHNDNWLVTKLELKHTHACSAEQAVHYSEYRELTMHAKCVIQNNDEAGIRPNKTYLALANEVGGSSKLGYSEKDVRNYITRNLCCADVNEDVKEMIRYFMRMRDINPNFFYAVDVDETNKVKSAIWVDARCRASYEYFGDVVSFDTTYRRNKHGLPFTSFVGVNHHGKSTLLGCALLGNEEIPSFEWVFKNWLNCMGNSPQAIITDQCKSIFGAIKNVFPNTRHRWCILHIMKKIPHKLRGYAKYREIDDKMHGTVWNARSEESFEKDWFVLYSDLVLFLDGGYVWKTFTKIGECEFQYISKVNFGLFVHEYDNVLGNKKQKELEDDAADSKGVVPCSSSSTIERQFQREYTTSKFREVQHEFSKRGDCLVCGVTQEGDLFRVTVNEQYLLYGEPRSWKYSVEFDSKTHKIRCECNMFGSRGIICCHCLAVLFYYGVDTVPSCYVIHQWSKNVQRKHTFIKSSHDEKRSDESHNLFRRLCSHFYNVAQDFVTCEEEAAMLHSGLDQLRSKLLDCRANLLSRRVPSSQNSTVTQGDPHLGESDIQGPSRVSTKGRPRMKRLGSELDASIKNSMRRKKKNPPLDVHQALNQDVASCSARRANESQEHGGFLSLLNSFRPT from the exons ATGGATACACCAATTTTTGAAGAAGCATTGTCCGGCAGTGCGTATGACGTGAGGGAGAATTCTATTTTTACCGACGTTAATGTTCTGTGTTTGAGTGAACATGACACACCACATGTAGAACAG GTTAATGTGTCTTTTGGTGAATTTTCTTGTGATACATTGAGCCATATATTTAAGTTGAGAATGAGT GTTAATGTGTCTTTTGGTGAATTTTCTTGTGATACATCGAGCCACATATTTAAGTTGAGAATGAGT GGGAAAGAATCTGAAGACGCTATTCAGAAAAAGGATGATGCTACGGTAAGCAATAATGAG GTCCCGGATCACACTGGAATTCCAATGGAGAAAATTCCGTACGTAGGATTGAGATTTGATTCGTTACAGCGGGCACAAGAGTTCTATTCTAATTATGCGAAGAAAGTTGGGTTTGTGACGAGGATTAGGAATACAAACTTTGACAAGACCAGGAAGGAATTAAAGGTACCTATTAATCAATCGATACACTGTAGTCGTGAAGGTTATCGGGAATCTCGAGTGAAGGTAGCAATGCGGGTAAAGAGAATAACAATAGCTGGGTGCAAAGCAAGGATGTACGTGATGCTTGATAGGCATAATGATAATTGGCTGGTGACCAAATTAGAATTGAAGCACACCCACGCGTGTTCTGCCGAGCAAGCTGTGCATTACAGTGAGTACAGGGAACTGACCATGCATGCCAAGTGTGTGATTCAGAACAACGATGAGGCTGGCATACGGCCTAACAAGACTTATCTCGCACTGGCAAATGAGGTTGGTGGGTCATCAAAGTTGGGTTACTCAGAAAAGGATGTTAGAAACTATATAACGAGGAATTTGTGCTGTGCTGATGTAAACGAAGATGTGAAGGAAATGATTAGATATTTCATGCGAATGAGAGATATAAACCCGAATTTCTTCTATGCAGTTGATGTGGACGAAACTAACAAGGTTAAGAGTGCGATATGGGTAGATGCAAGATGCAGGGCATCGTATGAATATTTTGGAGATGTGGTATCATTTGATACAACGTACAGAAGGAACAA GCATGGACTTCCGTTTACATCTTTCGTTGGTGTCAACCATCACGGCAAGTCCACACTACTCGGATGTGCTTTGTTGGGTAATGAGGAAATTCCTAGCTTTGAGTGGGTCTTTAAAAACTGGTTAAATTGCATGGGAAATTCCCCACAAGCCATCATCACGGACCAGTGcaaatccatatttggcgcaaTTAAGAATGTCTTCCCAAATACTAGACACCGATGGTGTATATTGCACATAATGAAGAAGATACCACATAAGCTCAGAGGATATGCTAAATACAGAGAAATAGATGATAAAATGCATGGCACTGTTTGGAATGCCCGTTCTGAAGAGTCTTTTGAGAAAGATTG GTTTGTGCTTTATAGTGATCTTGTATTATTTTTGGATGGTGGGTATGTTTGGAAG ACCTTTACGAAGATCGGAGAATGTGAGTTCCAATATATTTCCAAGGTGAATTTTGGGCTG TTCGTGCATGAGTATGATAATGTGCTTGGGAACAAAAAGCAAAAAGAACTGGAGGATGATGCTGCAGACTCTAAAGGAGTTGTTCCATGTTCATCGAGCTCTACAATTGAAAGACAATTTCAGCGTGAGTACACAACCTCTAAGTTTAGAGAAGTCCAACATGAATTCAGTAAAAGAGGGGATTGTTTAGTCTGTGGGGTCACTCAAGAGGGTGATTTGTTTCGGGTGACCGTCAACGAGCAATACCTATTGTATGGGGAGCCCAGATCTTGGAAGTACAGTGTTGAGTTTGACTCCAAGACACACAAGATTCGGTGCGAATGCAACATGTTTGGCTCAAGAGGTATTATTTGTTGCCACTGTCTTGCTGTGTTGTTTTATTATGGAGTAGACACAGTACCATCTTGCTATGTTATCCATCAATGGAGCAAGAATGTACAGCGAAAACACACCTTCATCAAGAGCAGCCATGATGAGAAGCGATCGGATGAAAGCCACAACTTATTTAGACGACTGTGTTCACACTTCTACAATGTAGCACAAGATTTTGTGACATGTGAAGAAGAAGCGGCCATGTTACATTCGGGTCTTGATCAGTTAAGGTCAAAGTTGCTTGACTGTCGTGCGAACTTGCTGTCCAGGCGTGTTCCAAGTTCACAAAATAGCACGGTCACACAGGGCGACCCCCATCTTGGTGAATCTGACATCCAAGGTCCTTCAAGGGTTTCAACGAAGGGTCGGCCGAGAATGAAGAGGCTTGGATCTGAACTCGACGCCTCAATCAAGAACTCTAtgcgaagaaaaaagaagaatccACCGCTG GATGTTCATCAAGCATTGAATCAAGATGTAGCGAGTTGTTCTGCTAGGAGAGCGAATGAATCACAGGAACATGGCGGGTTCCTGTCGTTGTTAAACTCATTTCGGCCtacttaa